Genomic DNA from Acidisoma sp. PAMC 29798:
GGGCTTCGCCCATGCATGGCTCCAAATCCCATCCTTCATCACGACGCTCGGCACGCTCAGCATGCTGTCCGGTCTGTCGCTTTTACTGTCTAACGCGACGGCGCAACCCTTGCCGGACAGCGATCCCATCATCGATCTTCTCGGCGACACCGCCTTCGGCATCCCCGATGTCGTCTTCGCGGTCATCATCGTCGTGGCATTCCTCGCCCTGCTCATGCGCTATACCCGCATCGGGCGTGACCTTTTCGCGCTCGGCGCCGGCGAGCGTACGGCGCTGATGTCGGGTGTGCGCACAATCTCGGTGCGCAGCTTCGCTTTCGCGACCTCGGCAGGCTGCGCTGCCCTGGCTGGTCTCGCTCTGGTGTCGGTCACGCAATTCAGTTCCCCCACGCTCGCAGGCAATCTGTTGCTGTTGTCCATCGTCGGCGTCGTGCTGGGGGGAACTGCGATTTCCGGAGGCGTCGGGGGCCTGTGGGCCGGCGTCATCGGCGGTTTGATCACCGCCTGGCTTCGTGTGGCGACGGTGCTTCTGGGCGTGATGCCGACGGCGCAATACATCGTTTTCGGCGTTATGGCGCTGATCGCCGTGGGCCTCACGACCGATCGCGGAAAGATCGGCGTTATCAAATAGACTCGCGGGACTCATCAGCGGTCGCACCACTCCCCGATAACGTCGCCCCCTTTGTCGTCACCACAGGGTCGGCTTGGCGACCATCAGCCAAAAGACGACGACCAGACCGAGAAAGGCTGGCCAGCCGAGCCAGAACCAGGTCCAGAATGCACGGTGATACGCGGGCGGCAAAGTCGTTGCCTGGGCGGCCACGGCGGCATTCGCCAAGCGCTCCATCCGCATTTGCAGCACGACGACCGGGAGCCAGCATGCACCGGCCACGATGTAGAGCACGTAGGACGCAACCAGCCAGGATGAAAGCAGCGGATACCCCGCCGTCCAGGCCAGAATGACCCCAGTTACCGGCTGCACCACCCCTGAAGTAGAGGTGAA
This window encodes:
- a CDS encoding ABC transporter permease — translated: MSIWTEPKLPEGMDWGMTLRRFVPIAVLLLLVIISAIIAPGTLSPSALTGFATDAAPLLILVIGSTMPILTGSIDLSVAGIASLTGVLVVQLAPIFGPWTCLVVILIAIAFGALQGFAHAWLQIPSFITTLGTLSMLSGLSLLLSNATAQPLPDSDPIIDLLGDTAFGIPDVVFAVIIVVAFLALLMRYTRIGRDLFALGAGERTALMSGVRTISVRSFAFATSAGCAALAGLALVSVTQFSSPTLAGNLLLLSIVGVVLGGTAISGGVGGLWAGVIGGLITAWLRVATVLLGVMPTAQYIVFGVMALIAVGLTTDRGKIGVIK
- a CDS encoding DUF2269 family protein — translated: MTMNAHSVLLTIHIMSATVLFGLGAGTAFHMLATHFRGDIHAIASTARNVVLADWLFTSTSGVVQPVTGVILAWTAGYPLLSSWLVASYVLYIVAGACWLPVVVLQMRMERLANAAVAAQATTLPPAYHRAFWTWFWLGWPAFLGLVVVFWLMVAKPTLW